From Candidatus Manganitrophaceae bacterium, one genomic window encodes:
- a CDS encoding pyruvate ferredoxin oxidoreductase, translating into MYAVAEVVDEACVAHKGCRLCIMYCPEADTILFDKTKKVAVVVEQRCKGCELCVVVCSAAKHNAIRLVHR; encoded by the coding sequence ATGTATGCTGTTGCTGAAGTAGTTGACGAAGCGTGTGTGGCCCATAAGGGATGCCGACTCTGCATCATGTATTGTCCCGAGGCCGATACGATTCTTTTTGATAAAACAAAAAAGGTGGCGGTGGTCGTCGAGCAGCGATGCAAGGGATGCGAGCTTTGCGTGGTGGTCTGCTCCGCTGCGAAGCACAATGCCATCCGATTGGTTCATCGATAA